The following coding sequences lie in one Arachis hypogaea cultivar Tifrunner chromosome 4, arahy.Tifrunner.gnm2.J5K5, whole genome shotgun sequence genomic window:
- the LOC140184114 gene encoding uncharacterized protein codes for MYTVEFQKRGLPHAHILLWLSQRNRLQNVEIVDEFICAELPNPRKFPSLYAVVTKYMIHGPCVTLRPTSLCMKDGKCSKFYPKKFQNETTFVAEGYPIYKCRDMGVVVNINGVDIDNRFVVPYNPLLLMKYQTHINLEFCNKSNVINYLFKYVNKGPDHVTASIGNSNETVQYPRVNDEIKQYYDCRYLSPSESM; via the coding sequence ATGTACACAGTTGAGTTCCAGAAAAGAGGTTTGCCTCATGCACATATTTTACTTTGGCTTAGTCAGAGGAATAGGCTGCAGAATGTTGAGATTGTTGATGAGTTTATTTGTGCTGAACTTCCTAATCCTAGAAAATTTCCATCTTTATATGCTGTGGTGACAAAATATATGATCCATGGTCCATGTGTTACATTAAGACCAACTTCTCTTTGTATGAAAGATGGCAAGTGTTCAAAATTTTATCCTAAGAAATTTCAGAATGAAACAACATTTGTTGCAGAAGGCTATCCTATATATAAATGTCGTGACATGGGTGTAGTTGTTAACATCAATGGTGTTGATATTGACAATAGATTTGTTGTTCCATATAATCCATTATTGTTGATGAAATATCAAACTCATATCAATTTGGAATTTTGCAACAAGTCAAATGTGATCAATTACTTGTTTAAGTATGTTAACAAAGGCCCTGATCATGTCACTGCAAGCATTGGCAATTCAAATGAGACTGTTCAATATCCTCGTGTTAATGATGAAATCAAGCAGTATTATGATTGTCGTTATCTTTCTCCTTCTGAATCTATGTAG